A single region of the Epinephelus moara isolate mb chromosome 12, YSFRI_EMoa_1.0, whole genome shotgun sequence genome encodes:
- the LOC126398566 gene encoding mitoregulin-like, whose translation MAEVSERTLQVAVVLSFAAGFVAGWQANRMRRKFLDWRKKRLQDKLSETQKKLDLA comes from the coding sequence ATGGCTGAAGTGTCGGAGAGGACGCTGCAGGTGGCCGTCGTGTTGTCCTTCGCTGCCGGCTTCGTGGCGGGCTGGCAGGCCAACAGGATGAGGAGGAAGTTCCTGGACTGGAGGAAGAAACGGCTCCAAGACAAACTGTCAGAGACTCAGAAGAAGCTGGACCTGGCATGA